The segment agttatacccgatactaagtcagtaggagagacagccactccggcagacaccgctaatttgaacgacacgacaaagagtgcgtgcgagagagacagaaaatcagtctgagcgtgacgtcgggcgctgcgtagccactgcaaattgatttgttcctattggctataaaaatgatctgatctgatccagattcagcgatctgatagatatggtcattatctatgattctgcgtttttagttttctcgaatgtgcaatattgtggatgcaacagattttcgtcctttgtgggggcggaagggcgtggggcgaaattttgagatacacgttttatagtaagatctaacaggagtgcggataccaaatttggttactctagccttaatagtctctgagatttttgaatatctccagattttcgtcctttgcgggggcggaatggggtgtggcgaaattttgaaacaaactcgtctcggtccgatatattaggagtgtggataccaaatttggttactctagcttttgtagtctctgagatctaggcgctaatgttttactctaagcaaagccgcctatgctacgtgtgtgttagagagagacagggcgagaaagaatgaaattgttttcttgatgctggctataataatgataagatccaattcagattccgcagtcttaaagatatggtcattctttaCAATTCTACgtctttggttttctcatatctttaaaattgtggatgccacagattttcgtcctttgtggggcggaagtgggcggggcgaagttttgaaatatttttgtagcagtgacatatcacagaagtctggatctagctcttatagtctttgagcactaggcgctgaaggggacggacagacggacagacggacggacggacagacagacagggctcaatcgactcggctattgatgctgatcaagaatatatatactttatggggtcggaaacgattccttctggacgttacacacatccacttttaccacaaatctaatataccccaatactcattttgagtatcgggtataaaaaagccaacagttttatatttaattgctTAGTTACTGCTGCAGCAGTACTGCCCTATAACATCCCTCCCTTCTTTCCTTCACTCTCATCACTAAGCGCTGCCGTTTATGCTTACGTCTCTCAAACTGTTTTATGACCCTGCGGCAAGGAGTCTTTATGACTGCCTCGAGTCCTCCTCTGCGGTGCAGCTGGCAGGCGGGTGCCAAACCAGAATTGCTGTCAAGCGGGCGCTTAGCCACTTCAGCCACCAACAACTTTAACTTCAACTTAAAGCTGAAGTTGAATTGAAGTTGAATACAAAACTTTTCATCCTTATATTATGTATGCTTTCCGCTTTTCTACAAACTACATTCCCGTGCAGACTTCGACCTTGGTCTTCATaatgcgaatgtgttcgtgcCCTGCGTAGTCGCATTCCATCCCTTGACAGCTCAACAATGTGGACCTACATGATGGCTGCCGCCCGCGGAGATCGGGTTAACTCAATGATGTCCACCAGAAGACGCCCCGAAACCGAATCCCCAAAATACGGATACAAGAAGGTTTATACATCGAGAGAGTGACTACTGTACTTATATGCATCGAAGCCTCTCCTCCCGCCCCATGTACCGCACCACCCGCTTCGTGGGACCCGCCTCCTCAGCGCCCGCCCAGTTGCAGCTGCCCTATCAATCgcaccaccagcagccagGGGCGTTGCCGGTCCCACCTCCACTCGAAGAGATTAGCGGTGGCTTGTTCGCTCCGTTTGCGCCAACCGCAGCGATTTCTGTCGAACAGGCAGCCAGCTCGATTCCCTTGGGAGCGGAAACCGATGAGCGCCTGGAGGTGCATCAACTTCATTATCCACGCAGAAGTTGGCAAAGGACCCATCGCCATGGAAATCAGGTTGAGGTGGATGACGacgaggatgatgatgatttcGGTGGGGCTAATGGTGAGGACAACCAAGAGGAAGTCATTGCTCCGACTGATCTGCAGCAGCATCGACACAAGCACCACCAGCTGCAGAACCATCGCCACCAAcgacaacagcagccgcaccAGCAGCACTCCAGTGATCCCAGCTACGTGGAAAACGGCAGAAAGCTGATACAGGTaggaaaaaagaagaaaatgcACATCATTTTTCCATCGTGGCGTACATATAATTTGATTGGAGATAACCGATAGCACAGAGCAGATAACTGATCAACGATAGCCCCTCCAACCCATAACCGATACATTATGGCCGCCATTGTTCCGGGCCAGCATTCAAATATGTGGAAATCTAATTAAGTAATTGCTTTAATTGATTGACTCCACTGCTGCCTGCAGGAATTGGCCTAGTTTCTGGCCATACTGCATGCTTCATGCTCCATGCCTGTAGTGCGCTTGTTGtaagaaaaaacgagggggaacgttgtgagttgctgcggagaccgcaactctacatttatacccgatacttagtcagtatggctctcctccggcagacgccgctaatattaaacgacacgacaaagagtgcgtgcgagagagacagaaatcagtctgagcgtgacgtcgggcgctgcgtagccactgcaaattaatttcttgcttttggctacaaaaatgatccgatctgatcaagattcagcaatctaatagatatggtcattatctatgattttgcgtttttagttttctcgaatgtgcaatattgtggatg is part of the Drosophila miranda strain MSH22 chromosome Y unlocalized genomic scaffold, D.miranda_PacBio2.1 Contig_Y1_pilon, whole genome shotgun sequence genome and harbors:
- the LOC117189468 gene encoding uncharacterized protein LOC117189468, giving the protein MWTYMMAAARGDRVNSMMSTRRRPETESPKYGYNLSSRPMYRTTRFVGPASSAPAQLQLPYQSHHQQPGALPVPPPLEEISGGLFAPFAPTAAISVEQAASSIPLGAETDERLEVHQLHYPRRSWQRTHRHGNQVEVDDDEDDDDFGGANGEDNQEEVIAPTDLQQHRHKHHQLQNHRHQRQQQPHQQHSSDPSYVENGRKLIQTSTLVFIMRMCSCPA